DNA sequence from the Candidatus Omnitrophota bacterium genome:
TTCCTCCTTAAATGAGCAGATAACTTACGGAGTATTGTAAATACGACGTAAGTTATAGCGAAGTGTCTGCGAATTTAATCCGCCTACGGCGGATAACTTCACTTATTTATTGAAACGGAAATTAACCAGATCCGCATCCTGCATCAGATAATCTTTTTGTTCCAGGCGCATTTTTCCCTGCTGCTTGGCCTGCGTTTCTCCGCCTGCCTGGATAAAATCAGCAAAACTTATAATCTCCGCGCGGATAAAACCTTTCTGTATGTCAGAATGTATTGCCCCTGAGGCCTCCCAGGCAGTAGAGCCCTGGCGGATGAGCCAGGCGCGCGTCTCTTTCTCCCCGGTAGTAAAAAAACTGATAAAGCCGCTTTCTTTCAATGCCCGCGACAATAAATTGCCTGTCTCTGCCGGCTCCTCTTTTTGCGCCACTACAATCGGCTTACTAGTCAACAGGCTATAGCGCGATAATGCCTGTTTCTCGTCGTTATCTAACCCTGCCTGAAAAATAAATCCTTCTTTTTCTAAAACGGATTTTAATTTGTTTAGTAATATTTTTTCCGGTTCTCCTTCGGCGCGGCTAAGGCGCGTTTCTACAAACTCCAGGTCTTTTAGAATCAGGTCTGTGCGCGCATCGCTGGATACCAAAATCGCATCCGCCTCCAGCGCCGCATCTTCGCCGACAAGCTCTACCTGCACATAGGTCTTTTTTTTGGCCTTAGTTATTTTATCTACCTCATCAAGGCGGCTGTCCTTGACATTGTGCTTACCGAGTGGGATATCGGGAAGTGCAAATACGGCTATCTTCATTATTTAATTATTCTTCCTGTTCTTGCTTCCTGCTGGCCTGGTATTGATTTATAATATTCGAGGCGATCTTATGAGGAACCTCTTCGTAATGCGAATAGCGCATGGTATATGTGCCTCTTCCGCCGGTGATCGAACGCAGGTCATTGGCGTAGGTGAACATCTCGGATAAGGGGACCTGGGCCTTTAAAACCTGGCTCCTGCCTTTAACCTCCATACCCATAATCCGTCCGCGCCGGGAGTTGATGTCTCCGGTTATCCCGCCCAAAGATTCTTCGGGGATAACCACCTCCACATCCATAATCGGCTCTAAGAGCACCGGCCCCGCAGCCATGATTGCTTTTCTTAAGGCCATGGAACCGGCAATCTGAAAGGCCATATCCGAGGAATCAACTTCATGGTAAGAACCGTCCACCAGGCGCACCCGTATATCTACTATCGGATAACCCGCTACCGCCCCTTCCAAACATGCCTGAGTTACGCCTTTTTCTACCGAAGGGATGAAATTACGGGGAATCGCCCCGCCGAAAATCTTATCAATAAATTCAAAGCCCTTACTTCTCTCCATAGGCTCTACTTCAATCCAGCAGTCGCCGTATTGGCCGCGCCCGCCGGACTGGCGCTTGAATTTACCTTGGACCTTGACGCTCTTGGTAATGGTTTCCTTATAGGAAACCTTGGGGGTGCCTAATTCTACTTCGACATTGAACCTTTTTTTCAGGCGGCCGATCATCACGCTTAAATGCTGGTCGCCCAGGCCGGAAATAATCAGCTCTTTGGTCTGCGGGTCATGCGTCACCTTAAATGTGGGATCTTCACAGGCCAATTTCTGCAGCGCCCCGGAGATCTTTTCTTCATCCTGGCGGGATTTTGGCTTTACCGAGGCGGAGATGGCAGGCTCAGGGAAAATAACGGGTTCGAATAAAACCTGGCTCTTTTCATCGGAGAGAGAATCCGAAGTTGATGTTTCTCTTAACTTGGCAATAGCCACAATATCGCCGCAGGAAGCAGCGTCAACACCCCGCTGCTCTTTACCCTGTAAAAGATAAATCTGCCCGATCCTCTCCCTTGTCCTCTTATTCACATTGTAAAATCCCGTATTCGATAATAAAGACCCGGAAAAAACACGCAATAAGCTAAGCTGTCCTACATAGGGATCGGATATGCTCTTGAATACAAACGCGCTAAAAGGGCTGTCCTCCTTAAGAACCACTTCTTTTTTTACCTCGGGATTCTGCGGGTTAGAAACTTCTACTCTTGTCCTCTCAACAGGCGAAGGGAAATAGGCGAGGATGCCATTCAATAATTCCTCTATACCCTTTTCGTTTAGGGCTGAACCTGAAACTACGGGAAATATATTGCGCTTGATTACTGCCTGGCGTAAACCGCGGCTTAATTCTTCTGCGGTCAATTTTGTGCCTTCAAGATATTTCTCCAGGAGCTTATCGTCGCTTTCTGCAATAGTCTCTACTAAATCCGGCTCATCTAAAGAAGCGATAATTAAAGCTTTCTTAGAAAGCCCCTCTTTGATATCTACCAGGGTTTTATCGGCATCTACGCCTTCTTTATCTATTTTATTGATAAATATGATACAAGGCAGGTTTGCTTCTTCTAAAAGCTGCCAGGCACGCTCGGTGCCTACTTCCACCCCGGATAAAGCATCCACTACTACCACCGCAGCATCTACCGCGCGTATGCCTGAAATGACCTCTCCAAGAAAATCCGCGTAACCCGGGGTATCGATAATCTGAACCCGGGTGTCTTTATAATTACAATATAAGAGGCTGGCATTAATGGAGTTTCGCCTCT
Encoded proteins:
- a CDS encoding elongation factor G, with protein sequence MGAQNKRNFILLGHAQSGKTTLSESLLYFCKATTRKGAIADGTTVSDYSFDEIERRNSINASLLYCNYKDTRVQIIDTPGYADFLGEVISGIRAVDAAVVVVDALSGVEVGTERAWQLLEEANLPCIIFINKIDKEGVDADKTLVDIKEGLSKKALIIASLDEPDLVETIAESDDKLLEKYLEGTKLTAEELSRGLRQAVIKRNIFPVVSGSALNEKGIEELLNGILAYFPSPVERTRVEVSNPQNPEVKKEVVLKEDSPFSAFVFKSISDPYVGQLSLLRVFSGSLLSNTGFYNVNKRTRERIGQIYLLQGKEQRGVDAASCGDIVAIAKLRETSTSDSLSDEKSQVLFEPVIFPEPAISASVKPKSRQDEEKISGALQKLACEDPTFKVTHDPQTKELIISGLGDQHLSVMIGRLKKRFNVEVELGTPKVSYKETITKSVKVQGKFKRQSGGRGQYGDCWIEVEPMERSKGFEFIDKIFGGAIPRNFIPSVEKGVTQACLEGAVAGYPIVDIRVRLVDGSYHEVDSSDMAFQIAGSMALRKAIMAAGPVLLEPIMDVEVVIPEESLGGITGDINSRRGRIMGMEVKGRSQVLKAQVPLSEMFTYANDLRSITGGRGTYTMRYSHYEEVPHKIASNIINQYQASRKQEQEE
- a CDS encoding DUF933 domain-containing protein, whose product is MKIAVFALPDIPLGKHNVKDSRLDEVDKITKAKKKTYVQVELVGEDAALEADAILVSSDARTDLILKDLEFVETRLSRAEGEPEKILLNKLKSVLEKEGFIFQAGLDNDEKQALSRYSLLTSKPIVVAQKEEPAETGNLLSRALKESGFISFFTTGEKETRAWLIRQGSTAWEASGAIHSDIQKGFIRAEIISFADFIQAGGETQAKQQGKMRLEQKDYLMQDADLVNFRFNK